Proteins encoded by one window of Cannabis sativa cultivar Pink pepper isolate KNU-18-1 chromosome 4, ASM2916894v1, whole genome shotgun sequence:
- the LOC133036935 gene encoding uncharacterized protein LOC133036935, whose translation MKGMGNQVKWPENIKKSAAMRDMTKRCEFHNDHGHTTPECITLRYEVAGLLRKGQLQDFLSNKGKMTVTEADKRPTTPPEPPQRTRTCNVISGGSEVSGVTYSAAKRHAREIVGIEGRPKKQTTAYKGQTISFVDDEASDFLNPHHDAFEMGIDEATIIRKSTVLVGFSGEQKHSVGEVILHVYAEGVNLQTKFLVVDSPSTYNAILGRPWIHSMKAVPSTYHQVIRFPIKWGVKEIWVAQKATRDCYQNSLKEKSTTL comes from the exons ATGAAAGGAATGGGAAACCAAGTCAAGTGGcctgaaaatattaaaaaatcagCGGCAATGCGCGACATGACAAAGAGGTGTGAATTTCATAATGACCACGGACATACCACTCCAGAATGCATAACATTAAGGTATGAAGTGGCTGGACTCTTGCGCAAAGGTCAATTGCAAGATTTTTTATCAAACAAGGGAAAGATGACCGTGACGGAAGCAGACAAGAGGCCAACAACACCCCCAGAACCACCTCAGCGCACCCGAACATGTAATGTCATCTCTGGAGGGTCAGAGGTCAGCGGCGTAACATACTCAGCCGCTAAGAGGCATGCACGTGAAATAGTCGGGATAGAGGGTAGACCAAAGAAACAAACAACAGCCTATAAAGGCCAGACCATCAGCTTTGTGGACGACGAAGCTTCAGATTTTCTTAATCCTCACCATGATGCTTtt GAGATGGGGATCGATGAGGCCACCATCATTCGCAAGTCCACAGTATTGGTTGGGTTTAGTGGAGAGCAAAAACACTCAGTCGGTGAGGTCATACTCCATGTTTATGCAGAAGGAGTCAACCTACAGACGAAGTTCCTTGTAGTTGACTCTCCATCAACTTATAATGCAATCTTGGGCCGGCCGTGGATCCATTCCATGAAAGCTGTGCCATCCACATACCACCAAGTGATCAGGTTCCCAATTAAGTGGGGAGTGAAAGAAATATGGGTAGCCCAAAAAGCTACTCGTGATTGTTATCAAAACTCGCTAAAAGAGAAATCGACAACATTATAG
- the LOC115715086 gene encoding S-adenosylmethionine carrier 1, chloroplastic/mitochondrial, with the protein MGPLPLTIEAKSSTLVSADPCHKSGQNLSLKRKKIFAAASMEAQKPFDFFRTLFEGTIAGGTAGVVVETALYPIDTIKTRLQAVRGGGKIVWKGLYSGLAGNLAGVLPASAIFVGVYEPTKQKLLRMVPENLSAVAHLTAGAIGGLAASLIRVPTEVVKQRMQTGQFASAPNAVRLIVSKEGFKGLYAGYGSFLLRDLPFDAIQFCMYEQLRIGYKLAVKRELNDPENALIGAFAGALTGAATTPLDVIKTRLMVQGSGNQYKGILDCVQTIVREEGPPALLKGIGPRVLWIGIGGSIFFGVLERTKRLLAERQPVVQQDSKKAN; encoded by the exons ATGGGTCCTTTACCGCTAACCATTGAGGCCAAAAGCTCTACACTGGTTTCTGCAG ATCCATGCCACAAGAGCGGGCAAAACTTGTCACTTAAAAGAAAGAAGATTTTTGCAGCTGCTAGCATGGAAGCACAAAAGCCATTTGACTTTTTCCGTACTTTATTTG AGGGGACCATAGCAGGAGGGACAGCTGGTGTTGTTGTTGAAACTGCTTTATACCCTATTGATACCATAAAGACACGGCTGCAG GCTGTTCGTGGTGGAGGTAAAATAGTTTGGAAGGGTCTTTATTCTGGATTGGCTGGTAATCTTGCTGGTGTCTTACC GGCTTCTGCAATCTTTGTAGGTGTTTATGAACCTACGAAGCAGAAACTATTGCGGATGGTTCCTGAAAATCTTTCTGCTGTAGCTCACCTG ACTGCAGGTGCTATAGGGGGACTAGCTGCTTCCCTCATTCGTGTTCCAACAGAG GTTGTTAAGCAAAGGATGCAAACTGGGCAATTTGCTTCAGCCCCTAATGCTGTTCGCCTTATCGTTTCTAAGGAGGGTTTTAAAGGACTCTACGCA GGATATGGATCCTTTCTATTAAGAGATTTGCCCTTTGATGCAATCCAATTTTGCATGTACGAACAGCTTCGGATTGGTTATAAATTGGCG GTAAAGAGAGAGTTGAATGATCCTGAGAATGCTTTAATTGGTGCTTTTGCCG GAGCATTAACTGGAGCTGCAACCACTCCCCTTGATGTGATAAAAACAAGGCTGATGGTTCAG ggATCGGGCAACCAGTACAAAGGTATCTTAGATTGCGTTCAAACTATTGTGAGAGAAGAAGGGCCTCCAGCTCTGTTGAAG GGAATTGGACCAAGAGTACTGTGGATAGGGATAGGCGGATCAATCTTTTTCGGTGTTCTCGAGCGCACCAAACGGTTACTTGCTGAGAGGCAACCTGTTGTTCAACAAGACTCAAAGAAGGCTAACTAA